The following coding sequences are from one Hyphomicrobiales bacterium window:
- the sulP gene encoding sulfate permease, translating to MSPPTSHGRLPHVFPILAWGRAYNREALIGDGIAAVVVTIMLIPQSLAYALLAGVPAEIGLYASMLPLVAYALFGSSRTLSVGPVAIVSLMTAAALAQLNLQSTTEIVAAAAVLALLSGVILLAMGALRLGFVANFLSHPVISGFITASGILIAASQLKHLLGVPISGHTLPEILTALVAAIDQINLPTILIGALATAFLVWVRGGLARVLSGLGVPKGLVGPLVKAGPVFAVIATTWAAWQFDLASLGVSLVGDVPSGLPQLSVPTFNADLWLALLGSAALISLIGFVESVSVAQTLAAKRRQRIDPDQELIGLGASNVASAVSGGIPVTGGFSRSVVNFDAGAQTPAAGALTAIGIGLAALFLTPYLFFLPKATLAATIIVAVLTLVDLTILQRSWRYSRADFAAVAITMALTLVVGVEAGVASGVILSLLLHLLKTSRPHIAEVGLVPGGEHFRNILRHEVETDPQVLSLRIDESLYFANARMMEDHIYARVADDPDVRHLILMFSAVNEVDLSALESLETINDRLRDMEITLHLSEVKGPVMDRLRRSAFLDHLTGRIFLSQYEAFQTLRQVQPPAERTAA from the coding sequence ATGTCTCCCCCCACATCTCACGGCCGCCTGCCGCATGTGTTTCCGATCCTGGCCTGGGGCCGGGCCTATAACCGTGAAGCCTTGATCGGCGACGGCATCGCCGCCGTGGTTGTGACAATCATGTTGATCCCGCAATCCCTGGCCTATGCCTTGCTGGCGGGGGTGCCAGCCGAGATCGGGCTCTATGCTTCGATGCTGCCGTTGGTCGCCTACGCGCTGTTCGGATCAAGCCGCACCCTGTCGGTTGGGCCGGTCGCCATAGTCTCTCTGATGACCGCAGCCGCGCTCGCCCAGTTGAACCTGCAGAGCACCACCGAAATCGTTGCGGCCGCGGCGGTTCTTGCGCTTCTTTCCGGCGTGATCCTCCTCGCTATGGGGGCGTTGCGTCTTGGTTTTGTCGCTAATTTTCTGAGCCACCCGGTGATTTCTGGGTTCATCACGGCTTCGGGCATCCTTATTGCGGCCAGCCAATTGAAACATCTTCTCGGCGTGCCGATTTCCGGACACACTTTGCCGGAAATCCTCACGGCGCTCGTAGCCGCCATTGATCAGATCAACCTGCCAACCATCCTTATCGGAGCGCTTGCGACGGCCTTTCTTGTTTGGGTACGCGGTGGGCTGGCGCGCGTGTTGTCAGGACTTGGAGTTCCGAAGGGCCTTGTTGGGCCGCTGGTGAAAGCCGGTCCCGTGTTCGCTGTGATTGCGACCACCTGGGCGGCCTGGCAGTTCGATCTCGCCAGTTTGGGCGTCAGCCTGGTCGGCGACGTGCCATCCGGACTGCCGCAATTGTCTGTTCCCACGTTCAACGCCGATCTGTGGTTGGCTCTTCTGGGGTCGGCGGCGTTGATTTCTCTCATTGGGTTCGTTGAATCGGTTTCGGTGGCGCAGACGCTGGCGGCCAAGCGCCGTCAGCGCATTGATCCCGACCAGGAGCTCATCGGTTTGGGCGCGTCGAACGTCGCCTCGGCGGTCTCCGGCGGCATTCCGGTGACGGGAGGATTCTCCCGGTCGGTCGTTAATTTCGATGCTGGCGCGCAAACCCCGGCAGCGGGCGCGCTTACTGCCATCGGGATTGGCCTAGCGGCCCTATTCCTGACTCCGTACCTGTTCTTCCTGCCCAAGGCGACGCTGGCTGCGACCATCATCGTTGCGGTCCTGACGCTAGTGGACCTCACCATTCTGCAACGAAGCTGGCGCTATTCGCGGGCCGATTTCGCCGCTGTGGCGATCACCATGGCACTCACGCTGGTTGTTGGTGTCGAAGCCGGTGTTGCCAGCGGCGTCATCCTTTCGCTTCTTCTGCACCTGCTGAAGACGTCGCGCCCGCACATTGCCGAGGTCGGACTGGTGCCGGGTGGCGAACATTTTCGCAACATTCTGCGCCACGAGGTCGAAACCGACCCGCAGGTTCTCAGCCTTCGCATCGATGAAAGCCTCTACTTCGCCAATGCGCGGATGATGGAAGACCACATCTACGCCCGCGTCGCCGATGATCCCGACGTGCGCCATCTGATCCTGATGTTTTCAGCGGTCAACGAGGTCGACCTTAGTGCGTTGGAAAGCCTTGAGACCATCAACGATCGTCTGCGCGACATGGAGATCACGCTGCACCTGTCGGAAGTGAAAGGTCCGGTCATGGACCGGCTTCGCCGTAGCGCGTTCCTTGATCATCTGACCGGGCGCATCTTCCTTTCGCAATACGAGGCTTTTCAAACGTTACGCCAAGTCCAGCCGCCTGCGGAACGTACGGCCGCGTAA
- a CDS encoding TIGR01244 family phosphatase — protein sequence MEIRRLNESFGVSDQITPADLPKITELGFKAVICNRPDGEGADQPAFETIAESAQRVGLDAAYVPVAPTGATVTDRLEFARQLQALPKPVLAYCRSGNRSTNLWQSLDPAERQAG from the coding sequence ATGGAAATCCGTCGTTTGAATGAGAGCTTTGGCGTGAGCGATCAAATCACGCCAGCCGATCTGCCAAAGATTACCGAACTTGGCTTCAAGGCTGTGATCTGCAACCGCCCGGACGGAGAGGGCGCAGACCAACCTGCGTTCGAAACGATTGCCGAAAGCGCGCAACGCGTCGGTCTCGACGCCGCCTATGTTCCGGTCGCCCCGACCGGCGCGACGGTTACCGATCGCCTCGAGTTTGCACGACAGCTGCAGGCACTTCCCAAACCGGTGCTCGCCTACTGCCGCAGCGGCAATCGATCGACCAATCTTTGGCAGAGTCTCGATCCGGCTGAACGCCAGGCCGGATAA
- a CDS encoding MBL fold metallo-hydrolase, translating to MTSSTIRPDVTAFFDEATNTISYVVKDPSSNSAAIVDSVMDIDYAAGRITFDHADAIIDHVKKHDLTVEWLLETHVHADHLSAAPYLQEKLGGKIGIGKNITVVQDTFGKVFNEGTEFARDGSQFDRLFEDDDTFKIGAMNVKVLHTPGHTPACLTYVVGDAAFVGDTLFMPDGGSARADFPGGDAGILYDSIQKVLALPEDTRLFMCHDYGPNGREIRWETTVAQEKTENIHVGQGQSREEFVAMRNARDATLAMPKLIIPSLQVNMRAGQLPPADKDGKKFLKVPVNTL from the coding sequence ATGACCAGTTCAACCATTCGTCCGGACGTCACGGCCTTTTTTGACGAGGCCACAAACACGATCAGCTACGTCGTCAAAGACCCGTCCTCTAACAGTGCAGCGATCGTCGATTCCGTCATGGATATCGACTATGCGGCCGGTCGGATAACGTTCGATCATGCTGACGCCATCATCGACCATGTGAAGAAACATGATCTAACCGTCGAGTGGCTCTTGGAAACCCACGTCCACGCTGACCACTTGTCCGCCGCTCCCTATCTGCAGGAGAAGCTCGGCGGCAAGATCGGCATCGGGAAGAATATCACTGTCGTCCAGGACACCTTCGGCAAAGTGTTTAACGAAGGCACCGAATTCGCCCGAGACGGCAGCCAGTTCGACAGGCTGTTTGAGGACGACGACACGTTCAAGATCGGCGCAATGAACGTAAAGGTTCTGCACACGCCTGGGCACACGCCTGCCTGTTTGACATACGTGGTTGGTGATGCCGCCTTCGTCGGTGACACGCTGTTCATGCCGGATGGTGGCTCAGCGCGCGCCGATTTTCCCGGCGGCGATGCTGGCATTCTCTACGATTCCATCCAGAAGGTCCTCGCCCTTCCCGAGGATACCCGTCTGTTCATGTGCCATGATTATGGGCCGAACGGTCGCGAAATCCGGTGGGAAACCACGGTCGCGCAGGAAAAAACCGAAAACATCCATGTTGGCCAGGGGCAGTCACGCGAAGAGTTCGTTGCGATGCGCAACGCACGCGACGCGACGCTCGCGATGCCCAAGCTCATCATCCCTTCCTTGCAGGTGAATATGCGCGCCGGTCAGCTTCCGCCAGCTGACAAGGATGGCAAGAAGTTTCTCAAAGTGCCGGTCAACACGCTCTAA
- a CDS encoding YeeE/YedE family protein: MRHVLTYLIGVLFGLGISLSGMANPAKVINFFDVAGTWDPSLAFVMGGAVIVVFIGYRIVLGRERPVFEPAFDVPTRRDLDARLIGGSAVFGIGWGIAGFCPGGALPALGTLDTRVFLFVAALLAGIFAARFLMRLTAGRATRQPA, translated from the coding sequence ATGCGTCACGTTCTTACCTATCTGATTGGCGTGCTTTTCGGACTCGGCATCTCGCTGTCGGGCATGGCGAACCCCGCCAAGGTCATCAACTTTTTTGATGTCGCTGGCACTTGGGATCCAAGCTTGGCCTTTGTCATGGGCGGTGCTGTCATCGTCGTCTTCATCGGCTACCGCATCGTTTTGGGCCGAGAGCGTCCGGTTTTTGAACCGGCCTTCGATGTTCCCACGCGGCGTGACTTGGACGCCCGTTTGATCGGCGGATCAGCCGTGTTCGGCATTGGCTGGGGCATTGCCGGCTTCTGCCCGGGCGGCGCGCTGCCCGCCCTCGGCACGCTCGATACGCGGGTCTTTCTGTTCGTCGCGGCGCTGCTTGCCGGCATCTTCGCCGCCCGTTTTCTCATGCGCCTGACAGCCGGTCGCGCAACCAGACAACCTGCCTAA